One segment of Streptomyces sp. YIM 121038 DNA contains the following:
- a CDS encoding FdhF/YdeP family oxidoreductase, whose amino-acid sequence MATKPPQGDPVQDAPQVADAQHAAAGLPAIGHTLRIAQQQMGVRRTALTLLRVNQKNGFDCPGCAWPEPDHRHKAEFCENGAKAVAEEATLRRVTPDFFAAHPVAGLATRSGYWLGQQGRLTHPMYLADGADRYEAVSWERAFDIIAEELTALDSPDEAVFYTSGRTSNEAAFLYQLFARELGTNNLPDCSNMCHESSGSALTETIGIGKGSVLLEDLYKADLIIVAGQNPGTNHPRMLSALEKAKQGGAKIITVNPLPEAGLERFKNPQTPQGMLKGTALTDLFLQIRLGGDQALFRLLNKLVLETDGAVDEAFVREHTHGYEDFAAAARAADWDETLAATGLERADIERALRMVLASERTVVCWAMGLTQHKHAVPTIREVVNFLLLRGNIGRPGAGVCPVRGHSNVQGDRTMGIFERPAPAFLDALEKEFGFAPPRHHGLDVVRAIRALRDGDAKVFFAMGGNFVSASPDTDVTEAAMRRARLTVHVSTKLNRSHVVTGARALILPTLGRTERDLQGSGEQFVTVEDSMGMVHASRGRLKPAGPDLLSEPAIVCRLARRTLGPASATPWEEFEKDYAAVRDRIARVIPGFEDFNARVARPGGFTLPHAPRDERRFPTATGKANFTAAPVEYPALPEGRLLLQTLRSHDQYNTTIYGLDDRYRGIKNGRRVVLVNAADARTLGVADGAYVDLVSEWQDGVERRAPGFRVVHYPTARGCAAAYYPETNVLVPLDATADTSNTPASKSVVVRLEQSITD is encoded by the coding sequence ATGGCGACGAAGCCGCCCCAAGGTGACCCGGTCCAGGACGCCCCGCAGGTCGCGGACGCGCAACACGCCGCGGCCGGCCTGCCCGCCATCGGCCACACCCTGCGGATCGCACAGCAGCAGATGGGCGTGCGGCGCACCGCCCTCACCCTGCTGCGCGTCAACCAGAAGAACGGCTTCGACTGCCCCGGCTGCGCCTGGCCCGAGCCGGACCACCGCCACAAGGCCGAATTCTGCGAGAACGGTGCGAAGGCGGTCGCCGAGGAAGCCACCCTGCGCCGCGTCACCCCCGACTTCTTCGCCGCGCACCCCGTCGCCGGCCTCGCCACCCGCAGCGGGTACTGGCTGGGCCAGCAGGGCCGCCTCACCCACCCCATGTACCTGGCCGACGGCGCGGACCGCTACGAAGCCGTGTCGTGGGAGCGCGCCTTCGACATCATCGCCGAGGAACTCACCGCGCTCGACTCCCCCGACGAGGCGGTCTTCTACACCTCCGGCCGCACCAGCAACGAAGCGGCGTTCCTCTACCAGCTGTTCGCCCGCGAACTCGGCACGAACAACCTCCCCGACTGCTCGAACATGTGCCACGAGTCGTCGGGCTCCGCGCTGACCGAGACGATCGGCATCGGCAAGGGCAGCGTCCTCCTGGAAGACCTCTACAAGGCGGACCTGATCATCGTCGCCGGGCAGAACCCCGGCACCAACCACCCCCGCATGCTCTCCGCCCTGGAGAAGGCCAAGCAGGGCGGCGCGAAGATCATCACGGTGAACCCGCTGCCCGAAGCGGGCCTGGAACGCTTCAAGAACCCCCAGACCCCCCAGGGCATGCTCAAGGGCACCGCCCTCACCGACCTGTTCCTGCAGATCCGCCTCGGCGGCGACCAGGCCCTCTTCCGTCTCCTCAACAAGCTCGTCCTGGAGACCGACGGCGCCGTCGACGAGGCCTTCGTCCGCGAACACACCCACGGCTACGAGGACTTCGCCGCCGCCGCGCGCGCCGCCGACTGGGACGAGACGCTCGCCGCCACCGGCCTGGAGCGCGCCGACATCGAGCGGGCGCTGCGCATGGTCCTCGCCTCCGAGCGGACCGTCGTGTGCTGGGCGATGGGCCTGACCCAGCACAAGCACGCCGTGCCCACCATCCGCGAGGTCGTCAACTTCCTGCTCCTGCGCGGCAACATCGGCCGCCCCGGCGCCGGCGTCTGCCCCGTCCGCGGCCACTCCAACGTGCAGGGCGACCGCACGATGGGCATCTTCGAACGCCCCGCGCCCGCCTTCCTGGATGCCCTGGAGAAGGAGTTCGGCTTCGCGCCGCCGCGCCACCACGGCCTGGACGTCGTCCGCGCCATCCGCGCGCTGCGCGACGGCGACGCGAAGGTGTTCTTCGCCATGGGCGGCAACTTCGTCTCCGCGTCCCCCGACACCGACGTCACCGAAGCGGCCATGCGGCGCGCCCGCCTGACCGTGCACGTCTCCACCAAGCTCAACCGCTCGCACGTCGTCACCGGCGCACGCGCCCTGATCCTGCCGACGCTCGGCCGCACCGAACGCGACCTCCAGGGCAGCGGCGAACAGTTCGTGACCGTCGAGGACTCCATGGGCATGGTCCACGCCTCCCGCGGCCGCCTCAAGCCCGCGGGCCCCGACCTCCTCTCGGAGCCCGCCATCGTGTGCCGCCTGGCACGCCGCACCCTCGGCCCCGCGTCGGCCACGCCCTGGGAGGAGTTCGAGAAGGACTACGCCGCCGTCCGCGACCGCATCGCGCGCGTGATCCCCGGCTTCGAGGACTTCAACGCGCGCGTGGCCCGCCCCGGCGGCTTCACCCTGCCGCACGCCCCGCGCGACGAGCGCCGCTTCCCCACCGCCACCGGCAAGGCCAACTTCACCGCCGCGCCCGTCGAGTACCCGGCCCTGCCCGAGGGCCGTCTGCTGCTCCAGACGCTGCGCTCCCACGACCAGTACAACACCACGATCTACGGCCTCGACGACCGCTACCGCGGCATCAAGAACGGCCGCCGCGTCGTCCTCGTCAACGCCGCCGACGCCCGGACGCTCGGCGTCGCCGACGGCGCGTACGTGGACCTCGTCAGCGAGTGGCAGGACGGCGTGGAGCGGCGCGCGCCCGGCTTCCGCGTCGTGCACTACCCCACGGCCCGCGGCTGCGCGGCGGCGTACTACCCGGAGACCAACGTCCTCGTACCGCTGGACGCCACGGCCGACACCAGCAACACCCCCGCCAGCAAGTCCGTCGTCGTACGCCTGGAACAATCGATCACCGACTGA
- a CDS encoding hotdog fold thioesterase, producing MGEQQPTKFPQEVIDEYAGLGVDLRALFSAGNLGNRMGVQILEASAERVVGTMPVEGNTQPYGLLHGGASAVLAETLGSIGAMLHGGSRKIAVGVDLNCTHHRGVRSGLVTGVATPVHLGRSTATFEIVVSEESGKRVCSARLTCLLRDAPEAEPTA from the coding sequence ATGGGCGAGCAGCAGCCAACGAAGTTCCCGCAAGAGGTCATCGACGAGTACGCCGGACTCGGCGTCGACCTGCGCGCCCTGTTCTCCGCCGGGAACCTCGGCAACCGCATGGGCGTACAGATCCTGGAGGCCTCCGCCGAGCGCGTGGTCGGCACGATGCCCGTGGAGGGCAACACCCAGCCGTACGGGCTGCTGCACGGCGGCGCGTCCGCGGTGCTCGCGGAGACGCTCGGGTCCATCGGCGCGATGCTGCACGGCGGCAGCCGGAAGATCGCCGTGGGCGTCGACCTGAACTGCACGCACCACCGGGGCGTGCGCTCCGGGCTCGTCACGGGGGTGGCCACGCCGGTGCATCTGGGGCGGTCCACGGCCACGTTCGAGATCGTCGTCAGCGAGGAGAGCGGGAAGCGGGTGTGCAGCGCGCGGCTCACCTGCCTCCTCCGTGACGCCCCCGAGGCCGAGCCCACGGCCTGA
- a CDS encoding branched-chain amino acid ABC transporter substrate-binding protein, with the protein MRNRSALILTTVLTTGALTLTACGSRDKDKDDDSSSGGKKTVVIGFDAPLTGDLSALGIGMRNSAELAVKTANKENTVDGVEFKLQPLDDQAQPSVGGQNAQKFISDKSVLGVVGPLNSSVSQSMQKPFNDADLTQISPANTGTELTQGDGWKKGDRKRQFKTFFRTATTDQVQGQFAAQYLFQKAKIKKVYLLDDQKTYGAGLAASFKDTFTDLGGKIVGQDHVNPEDRDFKSVVSQVKGKGAEAVYYGGEYPAAAPLSQQLKESGAKIPLMGGDGMKSEEFPKLNKKAIGDLGTSVGKPVEELDSAKKFIEEYNKNYKENMETYGGGTYDATWSIIEAVKLAVDGNGGKLPSDGRVKVLEAMSKVKFQGVTGDVSFDQYGDTTNTMMTAYQVSKDNKWESKFSAAYKPR; encoded by the coding sequence GTGCGAAACCGTTCCGCGCTCATCCTCACCACGGTGTTGACCACCGGGGCCCTCACCCTCACCGCCTGCGGGTCGCGCGACAAGGACAAGGACGACGACAGCAGCAGCGGAGGCAAGAAGACCGTCGTCATCGGCTTCGACGCGCCCCTCACCGGCGACCTCTCCGCCCTCGGCATCGGCATGCGCAACTCCGCCGAACTGGCCGTCAAGACGGCCAACAAGGAGAACACCGTCGACGGCGTCGAGTTCAAGCTCCAGCCCCTCGACGACCAGGCCCAGCCCTCCGTCGGCGGCCAGAACGCCCAGAAGTTCATCAGCGACAAGAGCGTCCTCGGCGTCGTCGGCCCGCTGAACTCCAGCGTCTCCCAGTCGATGCAGAAGCCCTTCAACGACGCCGACCTCACCCAGATCTCGCCCGCCAACACCGGCACCGAGCTCACCCAGGGCGACGGCTGGAAGAAGGGCGACCGCAAGCGCCAGTTCAAGACCTTCTTCCGCACCGCCACCACCGACCAGGTCCAGGGCCAGTTCGCCGCCCAGTACCTGTTCCAGAAGGCGAAGATCAAGAAGGTCTACCTGCTCGACGACCAGAAGACCTACGGAGCCGGCCTCGCCGCCTCCTTCAAGGACACCTTCACCGACCTCGGCGGCAAGATCGTCGGCCAGGACCACGTCAACCCCGAGGACCGCGACTTCAAGTCCGTCGTCTCCCAGGTCAAGGGCAAGGGCGCCGAAGCCGTCTACTACGGCGGCGAATACCCCGCAGCCGCCCCCCTCAGCCAGCAGCTCAAGGAATCCGGCGCCAAGATCCCCCTCATGGGCGGCGACGGCATGAAGAGCGAAGAGTTCCCCAAGCTCAACAAGAAGGCCATCGGCGACCTCGGCACCTCCGTCGGCAAGCCCGTCGAGGAACTGGACTCCGCCAAGAAGTTCATCGAGGAATACAACAAGAACTACAAAGAGAACATGGAAACCTACGGCGGCGGCACCTACGACGCCACCTGGTCCATCATCGAAGCAGTAAAGCTCGCCGTCGACGGAAACGGCGGAAAGCTCCCCTCCGACGGCCGCGTCAAGGTCCTCGAAGCGATGAGCAAGGTCAAGTTCCAAGGCGTCACCGGCGACGTCTCCTTCGACCAGTACGGCGACACCACGAACACCATGATGACCGCCTACCAGGTCAGCAAGGACAACAAGTGGGAGTCCAAGTTCAGCGCGGCCTACAAGCCCCGCTAA
- a CDS encoding branched-chain amino acid ABC transporter permease, giving the protein MNELPQQLANGLILGAMYGLIAIGYTMVYGIVQLINFAHGEIFMVGGFGALTVSLWLPDGFSLLASIPIMIIGGIICSVAVGTAAERFAYRPLRGAPRLAPLITAIGLSILLQQAVWKWYPEAKKDRSFPQFSGDPVHVFGADIQRGDFFLIIAAPACMLILGWYVNKTRSGRGMQATAQDPDTAKLMGINTDRIIVMAFAIGAAFAAIAAVGYGLHNGQVGFKMGFIMGLKAFTAAVLGGIGNIYGAMLGGIVLGVAEALATGYMGDVPGMEQFGGGAWKDVWAFALLILVLLLRPQGLLGERVADRA; this is encoded by the coding sequence GTGAACGAACTGCCGCAACAGCTGGCCAATGGACTCATCCTCGGCGCGATGTACGGTCTCATCGCGATCGGCTACACGATGGTCTACGGAATCGTCCAGCTCATCAACTTCGCCCACGGCGAGATCTTCATGGTCGGCGGCTTCGGCGCCCTCACCGTCTCCCTGTGGCTCCCCGACGGATTCTCGCTGCTCGCCTCGATCCCCATCATGATCATCGGCGGCATCATCTGCTCCGTCGCCGTCGGCACCGCAGCCGAACGCTTCGCCTACCGCCCCCTGCGCGGAGCACCACGACTCGCCCCCCTCATCACCGCCATCGGCCTGTCCATCCTGCTCCAGCAAGCCGTATGGAAGTGGTACCCCGAAGCCAAGAAGGACCGTTCCTTCCCACAGTTCAGCGGCGACCCCGTCCACGTCTTCGGCGCCGACATCCAACGCGGCGACTTCTTCCTCATCATCGCCGCCCCCGCCTGCATGCTCATCCTCGGCTGGTACGTCAACAAAACCCGCTCCGGACGCGGCATGCAGGCCACCGCACAAGACCCCGACACCGCCAAGCTCATGGGCATCAACACCGACCGCATCATCGTCATGGCCTTCGCCATCGGCGCCGCGTTCGCCGCCATCGCCGCCGTCGGATACGGCCTCCACAACGGCCAAGTCGGCTTCAAAATGGGCTTCATCATGGGCCTCAAAGCCTTCACCGCAGCCGTACTCGGCGGCATCGGCAACATCTACGGCGCCATGCTCGGCGGCATCGTCCTCGGCGTCGCCGAAGCCCTCGCCACCGGCTACATGGGCGACGTACCCGGCATGGAACAGTTCGGCGGCGGCGCCTGGAAGGACGTATGGGCCTTCGCCCTCCTCATCCTCGTCCTCCTCCTCAGGCCCCAAGGGCTCCTAGGCGAACGCGTCGCGGATCGGGCGTGA